A window of the Streptomyces sp. NBC_01351 genome harbors these coding sequences:
- a CDS encoding YfjI family protein, translating into MSAETDLWEGFEALDPQDITGPAWDEPVPVRARPVLPIFPVHALPVWLRDMAMGVAEETQTPVDLAGCLALAVMSTAAGGRVQVCVRGNWSEPVNIFTAIALDPGNRKSAVFGLMVRPLLAAETALVELAGPVMAEAETRMALAKSAAERATQKAAAAEPGMKDALTAQAVALAQEAAKMRVPAVPQLVADDATPETIGTLLDEQNGRIACLSAEGELFDIIAGRYSGKPNMGMFLKGHAGDMLRVNRQSRGAQHVDDPAVTVGLAIQPEALDSLAQIDGADGRGLLARFLYSKPLSLVGSRNLKPALLDEQTAAEYARRLGGITLALAGWLEPAILTLTPEADGVMLAYQTVTESRLGKGGTLASIVKWASKRDGAVARIAALLHLANYPEDGWHRPIEAATLAAATEIGDYFTAHALDVFDAMSADPAHHAAHTVLTHLQTTAPGTFSKRDLFRALPRSDFPAIADLDPALTLLEEHGWIRQQPPPPRTGRGGRPPSPRFETHPRISRGI; encoded by the coding sequence ATGAGCGCCGAGACCGATCTGTGGGAGGGCTTCGAGGCCCTCGACCCGCAGGACATCACCGGGCCCGCATGGGACGAACCCGTTCCCGTCAGGGCCCGCCCCGTCCTGCCGATCTTCCCCGTCCACGCCCTGCCCGTCTGGCTGAGGGACATGGCGATGGGAGTTGCGGAGGAGACGCAGACGCCCGTCGACCTCGCCGGATGCCTGGCCCTGGCGGTCATGTCCACGGCGGCCGGTGGTCGGGTGCAGGTCTGTGTGCGCGGGAACTGGAGCGAGCCGGTCAACATCTTCACCGCGATCGCTCTGGACCCCGGCAACCGCAAGTCCGCCGTCTTCGGCCTCATGGTCCGCCCCCTGCTGGCTGCGGAGACCGCGCTCGTGGAGCTGGCCGGTCCGGTGATGGCGGAGGCTGAGACCAGGATGGCTCTCGCCAAGTCCGCGGCCGAGCGGGCCACGCAGAAGGCCGCGGCCGCCGAGCCTGGCATGAAGGACGCGCTCACTGCCCAGGCCGTGGCCCTCGCGCAAGAGGCGGCCAAGATGCGCGTCCCGGCCGTCCCGCAGCTCGTCGCTGACGACGCGACCCCCGAGACGATCGGGACGCTCCTGGACGAGCAGAACGGCCGCATCGCCTGCCTGTCCGCCGAGGGCGAGCTGTTCGACATCATCGCCGGCCGCTACAGCGGCAAGCCCAACATGGGCATGTTCCTCAAGGGCCACGCCGGAGACATGCTCCGCGTCAACCGGCAGAGTCGCGGCGCCCAGCACGTCGATGACCCCGCCGTCACCGTAGGCCTCGCCATCCAGCCCGAAGCCCTCGACTCCCTCGCCCAGATCGACGGAGCCGACGGCCGCGGACTCCTCGCCCGATTCCTGTACTCCAAGCCTCTCTCCCTGGTCGGCAGTCGGAACCTGAAGCCCGCCCTCCTGGACGAGCAGACAGCCGCGGAGTACGCGCGCAGGCTCGGCGGGATCACGCTCGCTCTCGCCGGATGGCTTGAACCCGCGATCCTCACCCTCACCCCGGAAGCCGACGGGGTGATGCTTGCCTACCAGACGGTGACCGAGTCCCGACTCGGCAAGGGCGGCACACTCGCGTCCATCGTGAAGTGGGCGTCCAAGCGCGACGGGGCTGTTGCCCGCATTGCCGCCCTCCTGCACCTGGCCAACTACCCCGAAGACGGATGGCACCGGCCGATCGAGGCCGCGACCCTGGCCGCTGCCACTGAGATCGGCGACTACTTCACCGCCCACGCACTCGACGTCTTCGACGCCATGAGCGCGGACCCCGCCCACCACGCCGCCCACACCGTCCTGACCCACCTCCAGACCACCGCACCCGGCACGTTCTCCAAGCGCGACCTCTTCCGGGCTCTGCCCCGCTCGGACTTCCCCGCCATCGCCGACCTCGACCCCGCTCTGACCCTCCTCGAAGAGCACGGCTGGATCCGCCAGCAGCCCCCGCCCCCGCGCACCGGTCGCGGCGGCCGGCCGCCCTCCCCCCGCTTCGAGACCCACCCCCGCATCAGCCGGGGCATCTGA
- a CDS encoding excisionase family DNA-binding protein encodes MVVPERRLHSVEEAAELLNVGRSTAFEEIRLGRLRTVRVGRRRLVPTEYVDEYVELLKCEAQKAA; translated from the coding sequence ATGGTCGTACCCGAGAGGCGGCTGCACAGCGTGGAGGAAGCAGCAGAACTCCTCAACGTGGGCAGATCCACGGCCTTCGAGGAGATTCGACTCGGCCGCCTGCGCACCGTGCGCGTCGGCAGGCGACGGCTCGTACCCACTGAGTACGTCGACGAGTACGTCGAACTCCTCAAGTGTGAGGCCCAGAAGGCCGCGTAG
- a CDS encoding site-specific integrase → MEEERAPARKAANGEDSIYWDKSKNRYVGAVSLGFTAAGKRNRAKVSGATKTEVRRKLRDLKKELEQGSKTLAHYTVGQAVDDWLAQGLRGKAEGSVDTYRSLARTHITPRLGKAKLRSLEADEVDAWLEGRAELLATTSLQLLLSVLRRSISHAQRRGRAVRNVADFVVAPEGRPGRPSKSLSLGQAESVLRAQAGSWIHAYVVLALLVGTRPEETRPLTWQHVRLDVRGDEKPHVQVWRSVRRHGDMKTHKSRRSLAMPKYVAVVMKAHRDQQQAALKAAGRPWNAEGLVFPNASGDLRTALDVRRNFRGLLKEAGLPHPESWTTRELRTSFVSLLSDHGLRIEDIARLVGHSGSNTTERVYRKQLRPVIEAGAEAMDEIFSDGGAADDPT, encoded by the coding sequence ATGGAAGAGGAGCGGGCACCAGCCCGTAAGGCAGCGAACGGTGAAGACTCCATTTACTGGGACAAGTCCAAGAACCGCTACGTCGGCGCCGTGTCCTTGGGCTTCACCGCGGCAGGCAAGAGGAACAGAGCCAAGGTCTCGGGGGCCACGAAGACGGAGGTTCGGCGGAAGCTGCGGGATCTCAAGAAGGAGTTGGAGCAGGGCTCCAAGACCCTCGCTCACTACACAGTTGGTCAGGCAGTGGATGACTGGCTTGCGCAAGGGCTGAGAGGCAAGGCGGAAGGCAGTGTCGACACCTACCGCAGTCTGGCCCGTACCCATATCACTCCCAGGCTGGGGAAAGCGAAGCTGCGGTCGTTGGAGGCGGACGAGGTCGACGCGTGGCTGGAGGGGCGAGCGGAGCTCCTGGCCACGACGTCACTTCAACTGCTGCTTTCGGTCCTCCGACGGTCGATCAGCCATGCCCAGCGACGCGGGCGGGCTGTACGCAACGTTGCTGACTTTGTGGTGGCACCGGAGGGGAGGCCTGGGAGGCCCAGCAAGTCGCTCTCGCTTGGCCAGGCCGAGAGTGTCCTCCGTGCACAGGCAGGTTCGTGGATCCATGCCTATGTGGTGTTGGCACTGCTGGTCGGCACCCGACCGGAAGAGACACGGCCGTTGACCTGGCAGCACGTGAGGCTGGATGTCCGTGGCGACGAGAAGCCGCACGTGCAGGTCTGGCGGTCCGTCCGACGCCATGGGGACATGAAGACGCACAAGAGCCGGCGCTCCTTGGCAATGCCGAAGTACGTGGCCGTGGTCATGAAGGCACACCGCGACCAGCAGCAAGCGGCGCTCAAAGCCGCCGGCCGGCCGTGGAACGCCGAAGGCCTTGTCTTTCCGAATGCGAGCGGGGACCTGCGTACCGCACTGGATGTCCGTCGGAACTTCCGAGGTCTCCTCAAGGAGGCCGGGCTACCTCACCCAGAGAGCTGGACCACTCGGGAACTGCGCACCAGCTTCGTGTCTCTGCTGTCTGACCACGGCCTCCGCATCGAAGACATCGCGCGGTTGGTTGGGCACAGCGGCAGCAACACCACCGAGAGGGTCTACCGGAAGCAGCTGCGCCCGGTCATTGAGGCCGGGGCTGAAGCCATGGACGAGATCTTCAGTGACGGGGGCGCGGCCGACGACCCAACGTAG
- a CDS encoding DUF402 domain-containing protein: MQELTVALVKAGRLKIRYPAAQVADDGDRISVRAPWAAEGVRDFGFVRFEPGDVFVEHFWRTRWYAVKEVWTGDGVLKGWYCDVTRPAVVRDGEITVEDLDLDLWVSADGSSVLRLDEDEFAESGLATTDPEAAAEALRALDALDHQARTPAGLPALLA; encoded by the coding sequence GTGCAGGAGCTGACCGTTGCCCTGGTCAAGGCCGGGCGCCTGAAGATCCGCTACCCGGCCGCGCAGGTGGCAGACGACGGCGACCGGATCTCCGTACGCGCCCCCTGGGCGGCCGAGGGCGTACGCGACTTCGGCTTCGTGCGCTTCGAGCCGGGCGACGTGTTCGTCGAGCACTTCTGGCGCACCCGCTGGTACGCGGTCAAGGAGGTGTGGACCGGCGACGGCGTCCTCAAGGGCTGGTACTGCGACGTCACGCGCCCGGCGGTGGTGCGCGACGGGGAGATCACGGTGGAGGACCTGGACCTGGACCTGTGGGTCTCGGCGGACGGGAGCTCCGTACTGCGCCTGGACGAGGACGAGTTCGCCGAGAGCGGCTTGGCCACCACCGACCCGGAGGCGGCGGCCGAGGCGCTCCGAGCCCTGGACGCCCTGGACCACCAGGCCCGCACCCCGGCCGGCCTGCCCGCGCTCCTGGCCTAG
- a CDS encoding GNAT family N-acetyltransferase gives MTVVIRDLRPGDPEDGESVVRVRRRALPFLLHTAEGVAFELASAHPAQRYRILVAETAGGHVVGAAQVGIAHDSPEPGQSKVNLYVDPAHRGIGAGSLLLRTAEEYLAAQGAVETYSWVLEEPASRAFAERRGYRPSRSAHFLGLDLATAALPPVPDVLPPGVEVRPASAFAADPRPLFLADAETTSDEPSDVGVEFDDYEEWLGHTWNNPALDKELTTVLLVDGAVAAFTAAHTDGATRYSSGMTGTLRAFRGRGLARLAKIISLHRARAAGYTEAITGNDAGNSPMLAVNRRLGYEIRATETRYAKKLETV, from the coding sequence ATGACCGTTGTGATCCGTGACCTCCGCCCCGGTGACCCCGAGGACGGGGAGTCCGTCGTACGGGTACGCCGGCGCGCGCTGCCCTTCCTGCTGCACACCGCCGAGGGCGTGGCCTTCGAGCTCGCCTCCGCCCACCCCGCCCAGCGGTACCGCATCCTGGTCGCCGAGACCGCCGGCGGCCACGTCGTCGGCGCCGCCCAGGTCGGCATCGCCCACGACAGCCCCGAGCCCGGCCAGTCGAAGGTCAACCTCTACGTCGACCCCGCCCACCGCGGTATCGGCGCAGGCAGCCTGCTGCTGCGCACGGCCGAGGAGTACCTCGCCGCCCAGGGCGCGGTGGAGACGTACTCCTGGGTGCTGGAGGAGCCCGCCTCCCGCGCCTTCGCCGAGCGCCGCGGCTACCGTCCCAGCCGCTCCGCACACTTCCTGGGCCTGGACCTGGCGACGGCCGCCCTGCCGCCGGTCCCGGACGTCCTCCCGCCCGGGGTCGAGGTCCGCCCGGCATCCGCTTTCGCCGCGGACCCGCGTCCGCTCTTCCTCGCCGACGCGGAGACCACGTCCGACGAGCCGAGCGACGTGGGCGTCGAGTTCGACGACTACGAGGAGTGGCTCGGGCACACCTGGAACAACCCGGCGCTCGACAAGGAGCTGACCACCGTCCTCCTGGTCGACGGTGCGGTGGCCGCCTTCACCGCCGCCCACACCGACGGCGCCACCCGCTACTCCTCCGGCATGACCGGCACCCTCCGGGCCTTCCGCGGCCGCGGGCTGGCTAGGCTCGCCAAGATCATCTCGCTGCACCGGGCCCGCGCGGCCGGGTACACGGAGGCGATCACCGGCAACGACGCCGGCAACTCCCCGATGCTCGCCGTCAACAGGCGGCTCGGCTACGAGATCCGCGCGACCGAGACGCGCTACGCGAAGAAATTGGAGACAGTGTGA
- a CDS encoding GntR family transcriptional regulator — MTSTNLKITIDGRTGSAAPYEQLRAQIADRARSGKLPAGFKLPTVRGLAEELGLAANTVAKAYRALEADGVIETRGRNGTFVAAAGEGASREAASAAQAFAERVHRLGLTEAEAVSAAAEALRARYAAR, encoded by the coding sequence GTGACCTCGACGAACCTGAAGATCACCATCGACGGCCGGACCGGCTCGGCCGCCCCGTACGAACAGCTGCGCGCGCAGATCGCCGACCGGGCCCGGTCCGGGAAACTGCCGGCGGGCTTCAAACTGCCGACCGTGCGGGGGCTGGCGGAGGAGCTGGGGCTGGCCGCGAACACCGTCGCGAAGGCGTACCGGGCGCTGGAGGCGGACGGGGTGATCGAGACGCGGGGGCGGAACGGGACGTTCGTCGCGGCGGCGGGGGAGGGCGCCTCCCGCGAGGCCGCGTCCGCGGCGCAGGCCTTTGCGGAACGGGTGCACCGGCTGGGGCTGACCGAAGCCGAGGCCGTGTCGGCCGCCGCCGAAGCCCTCCGGGCCCGGTACGCCGCGCGGTAG
- a CDS encoding DUF5925 domain-containing protein: MPANPHDALPIRLNVDDSDSPSDVVDALFLGRFASGEQPYSHSLSIERVKAEATLMPPGAAVLRSARDSDRSATLAEGEGWTLLVSRWSRGADVTVTAVSDELAQSVLVEATEGAQDEPEPQPENVTMGFWYVSPRRGPYRTTRQIAAGTWAEVRPNYTAPVAGALDRLMKVTPDDIAGRLLLLHGPPGTGKTSALRTLARSWRDWCQVDCVLDPERLFNDVGYLMDIAIGEDEGTAKGRWRLLLLEDCDELIRGEARHTAGQALSRLLNLTDGLLGQGRNVLVGVTTNEDLERLHPAVVRPGRCLARIEVGRLTHHEAVDWLGTDEGVSREGASLAELFALRRGTGPASILPPQTRSEAGLYL, encoded by the coding sequence ATGCCAGCCAACCCGCATGACGCGCTGCCGATCCGGCTCAATGTCGACGACAGCGATTCGCCGTCGGATGTCGTGGACGCGTTGTTCCTCGGCCGGTTCGCGTCCGGCGAACAGCCGTACTCGCACAGCCTGTCGATCGAGCGGGTGAAGGCGGAGGCCACCCTGATGCCGCCCGGCGCCGCCGTCCTGCGCTCGGCACGCGACAGCGACCGCAGCGCCACGCTCGCGGAGGGCGAGGGCTGGACCCTGCTCGTCTCCCGCTGGAGCCGGGGCGCGGACGTCACCGTGACGGCGGTCAGCGACGAACTCGCGCAGAGCGTGCTGGTCGAGGCCACGGAGGGCGCCCAGGACGAGCCCGAACCGCAGCCGGAGAACGTGACGATGGGCTTCTGGTACGTGTCCCCGCGCCGGGGCCCGTACCGGACGACCCGCCAGATCGCCGCCGGGACCTGGGCGGAGGTGCGGCCGAACTACACGGCGCCGGTGGCGGGTGCCCTGGACCGGCTGATGAAGGTGACCCCGGACGACATCGCGGGCCGGCTGCTGCTGCTCCACGGGCCGCCGGGGACGGGCAAGACCTCGGCGCTGCGCACCCTCGCCCGGTCCTGGCGGGACTGGTGCCAGGTGGACTGCGTACTGGACCCGGAGCGGCTGTTCAACGACGTCGGCTACCTGATGGACATCGCGATCGGGGAGGACGAGGGCACCGCGAAGGGCCGTTGGCGGCTGCTGCTGCTGGAGGACTGCGACGAGCTGATCCGCGGCGAGGCCCGGCACACGGCCGGGCAGGCCCTGTCCCGGCTGCTGAACCTGACGGACGGGCTGCTGGGGCAGGGCCGCAACGTCCTGGTCGGCGTCACCACCAACGAGGACCTCGAACGCCTCCACCCGGCGGTGGTCCGCCCGGGCCGCTGCCTGGCCCGCATCGAGGTCGGCCGGCTGACCCACCACGAGGCGGTGGACTGGCTGGGCACCGACGAGGGCGTGTCCCGCGAGGGGGCGAGCCTGGCGGAACTCTTCGCCCTGCGGCGCGGGACGGGCCCCGCCTCGATCCTGCCGCCACAGACCCGCTCGGAGGCAGGCCTGTACCTCTAG
- a CDS encoding SGNH/GDSL hydrolase family protein: MSKRMTRFAALTSSLLLAAGAALFGAGQAAAAAQADFGYVALGDSYSSGLGAGNYDSASGNCKRTTRAYPALWAAAHAPQTFSFAACSGARTGDVLSGQLAPLNSGTDLVSITIGGNDAGFSDVMTTCVLQSEATCVARVNQAKAYVDSTLPGQLDQVYNAINGRAPSAHVVVLGYPRFYKLNGTCTTGLSEGERSAINGAADYLNAAIAKRAADHGFTFASVAGAFTGHEICSGSAWLHSVNWLNIAESYHPTAAGQSSGYLPVFTNAA; encoded by the coding sequence ATGAGCAAGAGAATGACGCGTTTCGCCGCCTTGACGTCCTCGCTGTTACTCGCGGCGGGCGCCGCCCTGTTCGGCGCGGGCCAGGCGGCCGCCGCCGCCCAGGCCGACTTCGGCTACGTCGCCCTCGGCGACTCGTACTCCTCCGGTCTCGGCGCCGGCAACTACGACAGCGCGAGCGGCAACTGCAAGCGCACCACCCGCGCCTACCCGGCTCTCTGGGCCGCTGCCCACGCCCCGCAGACCTTCTCCTTCGCCGCCTGCTCCGGCGCCCGCACGGGCGACGTCCTGTCCGGCCAGCTCGCCCCGCTCAACTCCGGCACCGACCTGGTCAGCATCACCATCGGCGGCAACGACGCCGGATTCTCCGACGTCATGACGACCTGTGTGCTGCAGTCCGAGGCCACCTGCGTCGCCCGCGTCAACCAGGCCAAGGCGTACGTGGACTCCACCCTCCCCGGCCAGCTCGACCAGGTCTACAACGCCATCAACGGACGGGCGCCCTCCGCGCACGTCGTCGTCCTCGGCTACCCCCGGTTCTACAAGCTGAACGGCACCTGCACCACCGGCCTGAGCGAGGGCGAACGCTCCGCCATCAACGGCGCGGCCGACTACCTCAACGCCGCCATCGCCAAACGCGCCGCCGACCACGGCTTCACCTTCGCCTCGGTCGCCGGAGCCTTCACGGGCCACGAGATCTGCTCGGGCAGCGCGTGGCTGCACAGCGTCAACTGGCTGAACATCGCCGAGTCGTACCACCCGACCGCCGCCGGACAGTCCAGCGGCTACCTGCCCGTCTTCACCAACGCGGCCTGA
- a CDS encoding serine/threonine-protein kinase, translating into MSGESNSDRVISGRYRLLEPIGRGGMGIVWRARDEVLARDVAVKEVRAPAWMEAAELARMYRRLEREAWAAARVSHRGVVTVYDVATEDGRPWIVMELVRGLSLADVLEAEGTVPPQRAAHIGEQVLAALRSAHEAGVLHRDVKPGNVLIANDGRVVLSDFGIAGLEGSSAITMTGEVVGSPEFLAPERALGRDAGPESDLWSLGVMLYAVVEGSSPFRGETPLDTLRAVVDGELPPPRRAGPLEPVLEGLLRKDPAARLSAAEAARMLRVVGAGGTVRAPGGPVSGPDSPTAVVHHHHGPEDRPRQPHQPLPHQPLPEPPPDAEPDRRGGAGAVLTVGILVLLAALALLGSLLLKERGGSGGGGGGMSPTGSATTAQAVTATPSTGPSASGSGPASPSGAGGRHVVAYVDTVRSAYTGPCPPPGERAPAFTATVEVERTPVTLEYRWATRSGQSSGPGWQSVTYEEGGPRSRRLEHTELTHVPDTEREDAVRLEVRGPAEVATQWVDISVTCEEEKTPTSGAPSPSASPSPASPTPKPTPTASPRAADQAALVKTGR; encoded by the coding sequence GTGAGTGGCGAATCGAACTCCGATCGTGTCATCTCCGGCCGGTACCGCCTCCTGGAACCCATCGGCCGCGGCGGGATGGGCATCGTCTGGCGGGCCCGGGACGAGGTGCTGGCACGCGACGTCGCCGTCAAGGAGGTACGGGCCCCCGCCTGGATGGAGGCCGCCGAACTCGCCCGGATGTACCGGCGCCTGGAGCGGGAGGCCTGGGCCGCCGCCCGCGTCTCGCACCGCGGGGTCGTGACCGTATACGACGTGGCCACCGAGGACGGCCGGCCCTGGATCGTGATGGAGCTGGTGCGGGGCCTCTCGCTGGCCGACGTACTGGAGGCCGAGGGGACGGTGCCCCCGCAGCGCGCCGCGCACATCGGGGAGCAGGTGCTGGCCGCGCTGCGATCCGCACACGAGGCGGGGGTGCTCCACCGGGACGTCAAGCCGGGCAACGTGCTGATCGCCAATGACGGGCGGGTGGTGCTGAGCGACTTCGGGATCGCCGGCCTGGAGGGTTCCTCGGCGATCACGATGACGGGCGAGGTGGTCGGCTCCCCCGAGTTCCTGGCCCCGGAGCGGGCGCTCGGGCGCGATGCGGGCCCCGAGTCGGACCTGTGGTCGCTCGGAGTCATGCTGTACGCGGTCGTCGAGGGCTCCTCCCCCTTCCGCGGCGAGACCCCGCTGGACACCCTGCGGGCGGTGGTGGACGGGGAGTTGCCGCCGCCGCGCCGGGCCGGGCCGCTGGAGCCCGTACTGGAGGGGCTGCTGCGCAAGGACCCGGCCGCCAGGCTGTCCGCGGCGGAGGCGGCCCGGATGCTGCGGGTGGTGGGCGCGGGCGGGACCGTACGGGCCCCGGGCGGGCCGGTGTCGGGGCCGGACTCGCCGACGGCCGTCGTGCACCACCACCACGGCCCCGAAGACCGGCCGCGGCAGCCGCACCAGCCGTTGCCGCACCAGCCGTTGCCGGAGCCGCCGCCGGATGCGGAGCCCGATCGGCGGGGCGGGGCCGGGGCGGTGCTGACCGTCGGCATCCTCGTGCTGCTGGCGGCGCTGGCCCTGCTGGGGTCGCTGCTGCTGAAGGAGCGCGGGGGTTCGGGCGGTGGCGGCGGGGGCATGAGCCCGACGGGTTCGGCGACCACCGCGCAGGCCGTCACGGCGACGCCCTCGACGGGGCCGTCCGCATCGGGGTCCGGGCCGGCGTCGCCGTCGGGCGCGGGCGGCCGGCACGTGGTCGCGTACGTGGACACCGTGCGCTCCGCCTACACCGGCCCCTGCCCGCCGCCCGGGGAGCGGGCGCCCGCCTTCACCGCGACGGTCGAGGTGGAGCGCACCCCGGTGACGCTGGAGTACCGGTGGGCGACGCGGAGCGGGCAGAGCTCCGGCCCCGGCTGGCAGTCCGTCACGTACGAGGAGGGCGGGCCGAGGAGCCGGCGGCTGGAGCACACCGAGCTCACTCACGTTCCGGACACGGAGCGGGAGGACGCGGTGCGACTGGAGGTGCGGGGGCCGGCGGAGGTGGCCACGCAGTGGGTGGACATCTCCGTGACCTGCGAGGAGGAGAAGACCCCGACGAGCGGGGCCCCCTCCCCCAGTGCGAGCCCGTCGCCTGCGTCACCGACTCCGAAGCCGACGCCGACGGCGAGCCCTCGGGCCGCGGATCAGGCCGCGTTGGTGAAGACGGGCAGGTAG
- a CDS encoding CaiB/BaiF CoA transferase family protein, whose amino-acid sequence MTTEPLPLDGITVVAVEQAVSAPFATRQLADLGARVVKVERPDGGDFARGYDTTAHGLASHFVWANRGKESIALDLKDPRGLEVLHGLLADADVFVQNLAQGAAARLGIDSAALCARYPRLVAVDVSGYGAQGPYAHKRAYDMLVQCEAGLVSVTGTPERPVKAGIPAADIAAAMYAFSGVLAALLRRGVTGRGGRVEVSMLDSLAEWMGHPLHHTMHGGEQPVRTGLAHAVIAPYDAYATADGDRVLLSVQNDREWRRLAGQVLERPELAEDPAYATNAARTGNREKTDAVVAEALGRLGADEAIGRLEAAGIACARLNSVAQLAGHPQLAARDRWREVGSPAGPLRALLPPIGLPGGAAPHMGAVPALGEHTEALLRALGMADAQITELRRDGVVGGIA is encoded by the coding sequence ATGACCACCGAACCGCTCCCGCTGGACGGCATCACCGTCGTCGCCGTCGAACAGGCCGTCTCGGCCCCCTTCGCCACCCGTCAGCTCGCCGATCTCGGCGCGCGGGTGGTCAAGGTCGAGCGCCCCGACGGCGGCGACTTCGCGCGCGGCTACGACACCACCGCGCACGGTCTCGCCTCGCACTTCGTGTGGGCCAACCGCGGCAAGGAGTCGATCGCGCTCGACCTGAAGGATCCGCGCGGGCTGGAGGTCCTGCACGGGCTGCTCGCCGACGCGGACGTCTTCGTGCAGAACCTCGCGCAGGGAGCCGCCGCCCGGCTCGGGATCGACTCGGCCGCGCTGTGCGCGCGTTACCCGCGGCTGGTTGCCGTGGACGTCTCCGGCTACGGCGCGCAGGGCCCGTACGCCCACAAGCGCGCCTACGACATGCTCGTGCAGTGCGAGGCGGGGCTGGTCTCGGTGACCGGCACCCCGGAACGGCCCGTCAAGGCGGGCATCCCGGCGGCGGACATCGCGGCGGCCATGTACGCCTTCTCGGGAGTGCTCGCGGCCCTGCTGCGCCGCGGGGTCACCGGGCGCGGGGGCAGGGTGGAGGTGTCCATGCTGGACTCGCTCGCCGAGTGGATGGGGCATCCGCTGCACCACACGATGCACGGCGGGGAGCAGCCCGTACGGACCGGACTCGCGCACGCGGTGATCGCGCCCTACGACGCCTACGCGACGGCCGACGGGGACCGGGTGCTGCTGTCGGTGCAGAACGACCGCGAGTGGCGGCGGCTGGCCGGGCAGGTGCTGGAGCGGCCCGAGTTGGCCGAGGACCCGGCGTACGCGACGAACGCGGCGCGCACCGGGAACCGGGAGAAGACCGACGCGGTGGTGGCCGAGGCGCTGGGCCGGCTGGGCGCGGACGAGGCGATCGGGCGACTGGAAGCGGCGGGCATCGCCTGCGCGCGGCTGAACTCGGTGGCCCAGCTCGCCGGGCATCCGCAGCTCGCGGCCCGGGACCGCTGGCGGGAGGTGGGGTCACCGGCCGGTCCGCTGCGGGCCCTGCTGCCGCCGATCGGGCTGCCGGGCGGCGCGGCACCGCACATGGGTGCGGTGCCCGCGCTGGGCGAACACACCGAGGCCCTGCTGCGCGCCCTGGGGATGGCGGACGCTCAGATCACGGAACTGCGCCGGGACGGCGTGGTCGGCGGGATCGCGTAG
- a CDS encoding ABC transporter permease, producing MSTLLSDGGAVLTRQLQKARHAPALLILTQTMPITMLLFFGYVFGSAMAMPGAEYREFLVPGLLAATAASGLMTGMFTAAQDAHRGVTDRFRTLPMSRAAVPLGQTAADLLTTAASMVPLMLVGLAMGWRIENGLPGALGAFGVLLLFRFATAWAGTYLGLLSKSEEAAGQLGSATFVLPLLSSAYLPTAGLPGWLRTVAEWNPISAVATAVRHLCGNAGGEAVAGAAWPVAHPVAGAVLWSVVLLALFVPAATRRFARGQG from the coding sequence ATGAGCACCCTGCTGTCCGACGGCGGAGCCGTCCTGACCCGGCAACTCCAGAAGGCCCGGCACGCCCCGGCGCTGCTGATCCTCACGCAGACCATGCCGATCACGATGCTGCTGTTCTTCGGCTACGTCTTCGGCAGCGCGATGGCCATGCCCGGCGCCGAGTACCGCGAGTTCCTGGTCCCCGGGCTGCTCGCCGCCACCGCCGCGAGCGGCCTGATGACCGGCATGTTCACGGCCGCGCAGGACGCCCACCGCGGGGTGACCGACCGCTTCCGGACCCTGCCGATGAGCCGCGCCGCCGTCCCGCTCGGACAGACCGCCGCGGACCTCCTCACCACCGCGGCCTCGATGGTGCCGCTGATGCTGGTGGGGCTGGCGATGGGCTGGCGGATCGAGAACGGCCTGCCGGGCGCGCTGGGGGCCTTCGGGGTGCTGCTGCTGTTCCGCTTCGCGACCGCGTGGGCCGGCACGTACCTCGGCCTGCTGAGCAAGAGCGAGGAGGCGGCGGGCCAGCTCGGCAGCGCCACCTTCGTGCTGCCGCTGCTGTCGAGCGCGTACCTGCCGACGGCCGGGCTGCCCGGGTGGCTGCGCACGGTCGCCGAGTGGAACCCGATCAGCGCCGTCGCCACCGCCGTGCGTCACCTGTGCGGGAACGCGGGGGGCGAGGCCGTGGCGGGCGCCGCCTGGCCGGTCGCGCACCCGGTGGCGGGGGCCGTCCTCTGGTCGGTGGTCCTGCTGGCGCTGTTCGTGCCGGCGGCCACGCGCAGGTTCGCACGCGGCCAGGGCTGA